A single genomic interval of Malania oleifera isolate guangnan ecotype guangnan chromosome 11, ASM2987363v1, whole genome shotgun sequence harbors:
- the LOC131167861 gene encoding 5'-adenylylsulfate reductase-like 7 gives MVASMASVLFICICTLSLLRTAFSFSSLCPHYSTLFLSALQSQCPLATPSHSLLQVDGSFLDRALTSSRTDMYTSVLFYASWCPFSRNMHSEFEVLSFMFPKIDHLAIEQSSAMPSVFSRYGIHSLPSILMIGQGSEVRYLGPKNLVSLVQFYKQTTGLEPAQNFTENRHINLERSEKMSKQLWNWSSLTGIFMRERYLVFSVIFLYIRLLFLILPKVLSHLKDFWFSYVPHLKLEIFGETSQIMGRVLHMIDLERVRTKLRMCKVRNFHEGAKNARVWASSLASVSLGETSLAKSSS, from the exons ATGGTGGCATCTATGGCATCTGTTCTGTTCATCTGCATCTGCACGCTTTCCTTGCTGCGAACCGCTTTCTCCTTCTCCTCCCTGTGCCCTCACTACTCCACCTTGTTTCTCAGCGCTCTCCAATCTCAATGCCCTCTCGCCACTCCCTCCCATTCACTCCTCCAG GTGGATGGTAGCTTCCTGGATAGAGCTTTGACTTCCAGTCGGACTGATATGTATACTTCTGTTCTTTTCTATGCTTCTTGGTGCCCATTTTCACGCAATATGCATTCAGAATTTGAAGTTCTCAGTTTCATGTTTCCCAAAATTGATCATTTGGCAATTGAACAATCTTCGGCAATGCCAAG TGTCTTTTCAAGATATGGAATTCATAGCTTGCCTTCAATATTAATGATAGGCCAGGGTTCTGAAGTGCGATATCTCGGTCCAAAGAATCTTGTTTCCCTTGTACAATTCTACAAGCAAACAACAG GACTTGAACCAGCTCAAAATTTCACCGAGAATCGACATATCAACTTGGAAAGAAGTGAAAAGATGAGTAAGCAGTTGTGGAACTGGTCATCACTGACGGGGATATTTATGAGAGAACGATACTTGGTATTCTCGGTAATTTTCCTTTATATAAGGTTACTCTTCTTGATACTGCCAAAGGTGTTATCTCATCTCAAGGATTTCTGGTTCTCATATGTTCCCCATCTGAAACTGGAAATATTTGGGGAGACGAGCCAAATTATGGGGCGTGTACTTCATATGATAGACTTAGAGAGGGTTCGGACCAAGTTGAGAATGTGCAAGGTCAGGAATTTCCATGAAGGCGCAAAGAACGCTCGGGTTTGGGCTTCTTCCCTAGCTTCGGTATCTTTGGGCGAAACTTCACTGGCTAAATCATCATCCTGA